The window acacacacacgttataaAGAAGTTTGTCTTATCTCCATGTGTATTATGAACTATAATGAAGGTGAACTCCTACCCTGTGCGAGCAAAGTTGCCCCAGTAGCTCATCATGGTTCTGCTTAACTGTTCCTCCTCTTCTGGGCATGCATCTAAAATAAGACAGTCTAGTCAAACACTTTGCACTCTACGAAACCCAGAGATTATCATTTGATATTGTGATTTGatattgtgatttttatatTGCACTTACCTGCTAATTTGACATGAGTGGTAGTGAAGCAGAATCCTAATACTGTAAAGAGTTCGTCTCCATGGTCACACCCAACAAAGCTTGACCTTTTTGCCTGCAGAAATTTGGGAGGATGCTGGTACTCATACAGGTATACAGGGGCACCTGCATCTAGAAGACAGACGGGTGTGATATATCTTGTTTATGAAAGTGTGTGACAGCAATTGTTCTTAAAAAGAATCTTGTATTAAAAGTTTACCTCTGTGGGCATTTGCAGCTTTAATGGCTGGAATGGTGAACATTGCGTCTCCAAGCATCTCAGTAAACCCTTCTCTATTTTTCACACGATCTTCACCAGTTCCAATATATTCATCTACCATCAGATCTCTGATGATTGCATATTTGGGCTTAAGAAAATGAGCAACACAATGTCAGAGAAGCTTAAGCATGATGAAGCAGAGTAATATTGTAATGTCAGGCAGTGGCTGTCTTACATCAGAGTAAAAGGCGGACAGTATGTTCACAATTTGCTCCCGATCCATTCCCTCAGTCCAGTTTGGAGGAGCAAAGAACTAATGGAAGAAGCAGCTGTGATTAAAATTGCATATTTAATGGGCACATCTGCAAATTGGTAAGCTATTAATGGACCAGTGTGTAGGGTTTAGTGGCATCTattggtgaggttgcagattgcaaccaaatgaatacccctccccctcaccTTCCCcctccaagcgtgtaggagaacctatcgTGGCCACAAATTCCGCAAAACACGAGAAAGGCCCTTTCTAGAGCCAGTAtgtggtttgtctgttctgagctactgtagaaattagggatgtgcagaaagcccagtattggtatttgtatttatatttgttgaggcagcaaaattatttgtaattgtgtttgtattcaaataaaagtggaaataggctttaaaatcctgtttttgtttttattacacttctaattttagaaaatttaagtgttacaataagtgttcatgaataaattactttacgaaggaggtccccacaccaggtctcgaactgaAGTCTCTCAGATTatagatgactgcactgactgctgagctaaaactttactcatcacctcattgcagacagacctctacctatttatacacccataacacagagagagcacagcatgtaacgtgtagggaagaacttcaaaggcgattattgctttgcacttttcatttattgcctatttttttttacaaccaaactttgtggaaaggagaaggggaccaacaggttatggagagtctcttgggagcactttgcatgtgtcaatagctcagctttatctctggggaacacccccaactccaggagtgatgtccaaattaggaaatgtgcgtcatgtagtaGGTGGATGTGACTCGCCTAGCTGAGACTTGCTGATAGATCTAACAgtgagcagaggagagagactgagatagtgatgtaaccgaccttcacgctggtatttgacatgttttttttcttcccgaaaacaaatcatttttaaaatatttgtatgaaaaaaatatttgtaaaaaacccactaattGTGCTTTTGTGAATAATGTATTCagattcgggcacacccctagtagaaAGATGGCAGTGtaacatggcaggctctgtggaagaggaacTGCTTCCTCTGTAAAAATAAAGGGCttattctaaggtaacgaaaacacaatgattcttattttcagatgattctacactaattaaaacatacttatgaacattacataacatttctgccaagtctgttccattagatgccactaaattctacacactgaacCTTTAAGTCACACAAATGTCAGCAAAAACTTCAGCATTCACACTTACTTCAGCAAGTAACCAACCCGCTTCATCATTATTAACACCAGTCATGAACGGTACAGTGAAAAGTTCATGTTTATGGAACAGCTCATCCACGGGTTTTGTCAGGAAGTGTCCATCAACAGTCACAGAAAATCTTAGTGTGTGGTCCTTGAGAGGAAAAAGTTGAGATGAGGACAAAACAGCCACATGAAAGTGAACATTTCATAGAGGTCTTGCAGAAAGTATTATAGGCTTGTGTTCAACTAATTCCCCATCAGCATATATCggttttacatacagtatctcaCCTGCCCAATAGTCACAATAGTATCAATATCGAGGTTTCTCAAACAATCAGCAATCTTCTCTGTGCTTTCGATGCTACATCCAGATATATTCGCTACCACCTGAGAACAGATATCAGGGATTCATCTCAAGGAAAGAAAGATGTTGTGACATTCTCAATACTGTACTGTGAAGAATGTTTGCACAGAAAAATAACCAATCAGATGATTAACCTGTGTTATTGGTAGAGGATCATTTATCATGATTAAATCCATTGCAGCAGTGCCACTCTCAGCAATGGCTTGGTGGAACAGGCCATCAGACAATGGTGAGAGAAGCTGTTAATTCAAGCAACAGACAATATGAAAGGCTCAGTGCACAGTGGTAACTTTGCAGTGAAATAATTGTAATACTTTATCTGCAGTTTCATCCTTACCAGGAGGGACACGCTCACTCCACCTGCAGACTCCCCAAATATGGTAACTGAAGTAGGGTCTCCTCCAAAGTTGTGAATGTGCTGCTGGATCCACCTCAGGGCTTCTACCTGGTCCAGCAGGCCAAAGTTCCCTGATATGTGCTCATCTCCCGTGCTGGATAGACAATACAGTTATAGTCTACATAATCATACTATGTTTATTCTAACTGTGCTCAGAAACTCGAGTCTTTTTACCTAAGAAAGCCCAAAAGTCCCAAGCGGTATTGGATCAGAACCACAACCACATCCTGGTAAGCAGCCAAGGCCGAGCCATCATATATTGAAGCTGATCCTATACCAAACCCTCCACCGTGGATCCAAACCATGACCTGGTCAGATAAAGAAAGACCTTATTTTCCACAAAGCATaaaggacattttttctttattattactaAGCCGATCTTGTAATAATTTCAATCAAACTACATTAAATTGATGAGACTcaagataaaaatgttaaattgattGTGAGAATTACTGACAAGTAATAAGTTGTTGTTATAGATTACCCTAACGCAGCCTGATAGTAAACAtagaaattattatttatattgatattatggACTCTTAATCTGCAACAAAGGGTTCTTACTGGGAGCTTGCCATCATGAGCTTTGTTTGCAGGAGTGTAAATGTTGAGGTAAAGGCAGTCTTCTGAAATATCTGGGAGAACTACTGACATGCCACCGAGTTTATCAAGCAGATCTATAGTAAACTGCTTATGTTGAATAcacctgaaaaaaagaaacacttatGTATACAAAATAGGACAATACTTCCAAGCACAGTATACAACAAGTGGAGCACGTGGATGTCTTACATGGGTGGCTGCTGGGTGGCGTCTCTCACTCCTTCCCATCCCTCTACAGGCTGAGGTGCAGCCAGTCTCAGAGCAGGGCCTACGGGTGGCTTGGCAAATGGGACACCCAGGTAGGCATGGACCCCAGTCTCTTTCCCCTTTACACTCACATACTCACCTCTCAGGCTCCCAAGCTTTGTGTGGATTTCAGGTGCTGTCAGGATATGAGGACAATCATAATGtagcaaaaacaacacatgtttATCAATACAGTGGAGTCATTGTAAAACGATTCTGCGGAAACATAACTATTAGAGCTAAGTAACAGGTACAAGCTTAATCCTTCCAAATATGGAACCTCTAGTTGTTGTGTAGCTTACACAGAAAGAGGCTAATGCCAGTTTATTGCCTGTGTGCAACTGACAAGTGGAAAGTGGTGATAATACAACAGCTTTCCATTTGGATTCAGCCAAGTCAATTCATGTGAAAGACATAATTGTACAGTCTTCAATGTTTGCTGTGCTGTTGGTATAACTAACTAAAGTACTcattagtgctgaaacaattaatcaattgattagttatagacagaaataaaatcaacaataaaaacaataaaagtttaattgtttaagtaatttatcaaggaaaaaatctaaacatttgctggttccagcctctcaagTGTGAGAAATTGCTGCTTCTCTCAGTTTTTACGACTGGAAACTTAATATTTTGAGGCTTTGGTCTGTTggtaagacaaaaaaaaagcaatttgaagatggcacattgggctctgagaaattgtgatggaACCCATCTCTTTTCCAATTAATCTTTCGCTATTGGAAGAGGAATTTGATAGAATGATCAAAAAATATCAATGAAAATGCTTCAGCTTTTTGTACTCAATACATTATTGATGCAGACTGTTTGGTGGATCAAGTTAAATTGTGGTGAAACACAAGCCTGTTCACTCATTCAAGCTGGTTCTGCGGGTCAGGTTGCAAAGGGGCCAGTGAATGCAGAGGATGACTGTGACATAAGATTATGAgtgtgttgacatttttgtctgaGCTTGCCCCCAATAGGCTACACCACAACCTCTGAGTATATTTGTTAGTACACCCAAAATCATTACCATATTCTGATTATCTTGCATCAGAATGAAGCCAGCAAAAGAAAAGATTAGcctaaataattaaaactcGCATTGCGCCTGGGATCTGGGATAGGCTTGCCTTTGGACACAATTATGTGTCACAATTATGTGTCCAAAGGCAAACATTGCCGCAATGTAGGTCAAAGTTCAGTAATCTCGGTTAAAGCGCAAGGAAATGCGAATAAGTAAGGAAGCAAATCAAGTTAACAACGGATTGAGTCCTAGAGATATTTAAATATTCTGCTTCACTACCACTCGTCAAAATTAACAGGTAAGTAAGATATACATTTAAACAAGATATCTAGAAGATAGTTTAAAGTAAATCTGCGCGCGTCGAAGCAGTGCATGCAAGATGTACCGGATCCCAGAAATATTTCTCCTACTCACCATGTAGGTCTGCAgcaacacagagaaataaaacagacgCTAGAAAAAGGAAAGTTTGCTTTGTGCGGAGCTTCATGATGGTTGATCCTCTCTGTGTGGGTTGCGACACAGTTGGTTCGACAAAAAAGGACAGACCCATGGGACAAGCAAAGTTCCGCCTCCTGTGAAGCTTTCACTATTAGTAACTTTGATCGAAATAGTGCTGCGCTTAATACAGTATGACCTTCCAACTAATGCGTGACTCAGCTGATATTACACCACAGGTGTTCCACAGATAGCACGACACGCCCTCCAACTGTCCCTCGTGCTCCACTGGCCGCCAAAGTGTTTTTTCATGGAGGGGGTTCTGTCATCTGTCATTTTCAAAGGAAAGACAAGGCCTataagtttatttgtacagcacacTCCAACAGCAAAGTGCTAAAACCTGATAGTCAGGCTGTTCATATTCTAAGCTAAGGAGCACATACTATATTTTTCTATACTGCAAAGCTTTAATAATGCCATTTTGTTTGCACTACAGAGCAATAACATGAATCACATACATAAGGTAAAGGCTCAAACATAATTTTGGCTTCCTGCAAGGTGATTTCCAAATCCAAAATCAAGCCATATTGGAGGATAAAAAGAACTTTAAAACACTTAAAGGGGatatattctgcacatttcctggtctatatttatattttggggcTGCACTGGACTTCCAGCAGCCTGGGAGGCAACGTCAACAAATCATGAAACACActacagtagtaggatttcactacttttttcattcttaATTAGGTCTAGAAttgattttttattaatttctgaCTGTATAAAACAATTTGTTACTGACTGTTCTATATCTACTGCTCCCTTATCCAACCACTGTTTTATTAGTTTAACTTTGAAACCCACTAATGCTTACAAGTGAAATAAAGGTTATTTGAAGTTTAAGGCTAGCCTGTTATATTCTGAGATCTACTGTCAGGAGGTTAAAGACATTATTACTGAAGTTTTTGAAGATAACAGCCTTTCTTCTTATATCTCCATATTGGGAATTTTTGAAATTTAGAATAGGAAACTTCCATAGCCAATGAAACTTATTCCTTTGTAGTAATTTATATTCTTCTGATTTCTCACCCAATACAGCACAAATCTTCTTTGACAGAATCAAAGACTTCATTCCTCAAGTAAAAGAGGATTTCAGAAACGACTGTGAGGCAGAGATCTGACATGAGGATCTAGAGAAAGCACTGCAGTGCTTGACCCCTGATTGTGCTCCTCACCCAGATCACAGCTAATGTTTAATATTACTTACAATTACTATTCCTATCATTATTAATACTATTTTTGGGAACatataaaagtattttatttgaaaaactaaaagaaactATAGAAAATGTACCACTTCCACAGACTATGAGGCAAGGTATAATAGTTCTCATTCCAAAACCAGGTAAAGATCCCAAAATATTGGATAATTGGCACCTAATAAAAGTGTGAATTATTTTCAATACATAACTGCCATCTTGTGGCCGCATATGGTATCTCCATTAAAACTGCGGTCAAATACTTAGGTATGCATGTTACAAAGGACATTAAATTAAGTGAAACTTTGTATATATGGAACAAAATGGAGGAATGTAAATCAAGGTTAGACATATGGTTAAATAGAgatctttctctttttggtCGCATTTATATAACAAAGATGGAAAGTCTTTCAAGGTCCATTTATCCAGCTTATTCTTTTTCCATATCTAACAATTTGATTTCTATATAGTGAATAATATGTACATTGGAATCACCTTTGATCACAATCGAGTCCCCAAATTGGCTTTAATGTTCTGACCACTGCGTTTTCTCATGTAGAAACAAAAAGTACATTAGCAGGTTGTTACAAAACTGCTATAACATCAACAGTTATAGAGAAGTCCTGGCACTTCTAATGGCATTGTCACTGCCTGATCTAAGAAGCTGCCTGATCGGGGTTGCTGGCAACGTGACAGACTGAGTGGAAGCAATGAGTACAGCACTGGGATTCAATACAGTGGAACTGAAAGAATGCAAAAGCAAAGCAACTGCTTCAGAAAAAAAGTGGCAtttctggaaaaagaaaacaatggcCTTAAAGAAAGATCAGGTGAACATGAAAGGTACAGCAGGCAGTGGAATCTGAGGGTAAAAGGCATGAAAGAAGCAGTAAATGAAAACACGAGGGAGGCAGTGATTAACCTATTCAAGAAGATTGCACCGCAATGGGCACAGAAGATGGATAAGATAGGCTAGTAGACACTGCTCATCAGGTGAGCTGGTGCACCATGAAAGATGAGATTCCCCTCTTTTCAGTTCTAAAGAACCACCAGCCACAGAGGATTTGCAGCCCCTTAAAGGTTTACTTTAAAATCATTTAGCTTCAGGGCGGGTTAACAGAGCCTGCAGGAGCTGGGGGGAAGCCGAACTTTAAACTGCAAGTTTGGAGGCTGgaaccaatcagctccctgGAACAACCTACACACTCACAACCATTCAATCTGACAATCAGCCGAGCGCACTTGCAGCCCATCACACACAGGCACCACAGCAGGATCaccagagagagggggagagagatccacaacacatgcacagaggGGATTAAAGcacatacaaaaaatacatagaaaatgtTCATACGACCTTGGGGTCGTAACACTTAGAGAAGGGGATGTGGTAAAATCGTTAGCAGAAAGGGGTTTAAATGTGATCCACCATGAGGCAATGAATGGAATGATAAAACTAAAATGGTTACAACAATTCATACAAAATAATGATGGATTCTGGTTTAATATTTCTTCTAAAATATTTgataagtctggtgattttctgttaaGATGCGATTTCTGTATTGCTAAACTACCCATTAAGCTGTCTAAATTTCATCAGGAGGTCCTTTTATACTGGAGACACACAGCTTTCCAATCTGGAATAACAGATGTATcttgtttaaaagaaaatctttatGCTACTGTGATTGGGTATTTGGTCTATTTTACAATTGATGGATTCAACAGGAAATCTTCTCAAGTACAATgataaattgattgattgaattgataAATTCTGTGTGAAGTCTACAAAACCCCTCCTAAAAACCCCAATAATTGAAGCTATTCAGCGaagtttcaggagcaggaccacacGTCAACTACGCCACTTCCGGCATTCCTATAAATACCACCTAACCCTCTCTGCTTCTTCCGCTCTCGTATTCTGcgcccctcccccccaccctatttctctcttcctgtttcttcatGATTCTTCCTCTCCTTTGTAGGGTCCTGAGGGGGTCCGCTGTTGCCCAGGTGCTGCAGCGGATTCCCCGTAAGCTTCCCCACAACACAGTCAGCAACCGGAAGAACTATGCATATCAAttgttttcctcaataaatcatTCAAACGTATCTTGTTGACGGTGTGGTCCTTTCTAGTGAATCAGTGGTTATCAATGCAATTCCACAAGTAATGGTGAATGCTACCGAAACTTTAGAACATTAGTTTTTTGCTTGTAATTATACTAGATCTTTCTGGGAACTGTTTCAAAATTGGATATTTGAAAAGGACTTTCAATCACCCAAATTAACTTTCAATCACCCAAATTAACCCAAGTTAAAATGCAGGACAAAACAATGGAAGTGATGCAGATTTACCAATGCCAGACTACTGTTCTTAGTCCTCAGGAATGAGttaatacattttaagaaaGCAAAGAAGATATTTTCAAAGACATATTGATTTCTGATTAGACCTCTGAcccattttttatttattttatttatgttttgttttttcttcatttgtacTGCTTTGTATTATATTAAGAAAAGTTGTAGCAGCTCAGTCTGTGATCTAtactgtttgtgttgtattaccaaattattattgtaataGCCAGattttgttaataaaataaaagtataaaaaaacatCCATGAGCACGCTGCCAAAATGTTCAGGGTGGAACTCGTGTTGTAGAATTATCATTCTCCACAGtggagtaagtggattattaaactattttgacagtaaataTTTGGCTGAGCATACATATACCATTATAGTTTGGGACAAATACACATACCAATATCCCCATAATTACACAATATGTTGTTACTTCCTTGTTTATCACATACCATTTGCCCCATCCAATGGCTGGGCTGAAACCAACATTTGAAGAAGATGTTTGTGTCACACCACATCCTCATACACCAGACAGTAGTTTCTGTTGTTGCATTCTTCAACAACAGTTGTACAATAATGGTTACACAAGATCAACGGTTTCCATTACACATCGAGAGTAAAACTGAATACAAAGTAGATCAAATTTCCCTTACAATGTTGAAATGTAAGAATGCATCACTCTTATTCAAAAAATGATGAAGTAAGTTTCATCACATATTTTCATGGCTTTGTAGCAGGAAATatgatttcatattatattttcaATCCAGATTTTCAGAGTTGTTGAGTTGTTGCTTTTGCAGAGTCATGGGACAAATCCAACCTTTTGCACAGAAAAactaaacatataaaaatgacCCTAAAGTCTTAGGCTGTGAGGACAACACTTTTCACTCACTTTTTCCTTAAGCTAAGCAGTTACATCTCTGTTCAAATGCACTCAAGTATGTATGTCTGCAAGTGTTCTCTGCTTATAATGAGGGCAAGGGTGACTatcatacagacagacatagTGCTCATGTGtacatatcatttcattatacaGTCTCTGATTTATACCAGCACTTGCGTGAATGTGAAAAGGTGTGACTGGTAGGTAGATTTACTGGCTTGTTTAAAACTGAGCACTTGCCAAGTTATGTCTCAGTTTAATGGTGGTTAGTACATTAGGGACAGTGCAAGATGATCTCTCCTGGCTGACTTGTTTGCAGTTAAAGGttcagttcacagtttttctagtctgtcttaaaacaacagtgagaTACCTATAGGAACACTGCTTCTGATATCTGGCAgaagaaggactgtggattttgtcccccataaattatattaaaagctTGTTAGAAATAGATCCTCTAATGATCAGTATAAACCGGAGGAATGATCCATCAAGTAAAACTTTGTTGTTTAAAGGTTCACGCaagcacctgactattgtttcaAGATAGATTTGAATAAGTGTGAACCTATTCTTTAATGTAGGAATTGAAAAAGGTTGATGGaacagagaaagatgagaggTGACAGCTCTACAGTTCGCTGTGCTCCATCTTCTTCATATGTTGTTGGATCTTCTCTGGAAGGGTCTGAGTCAGGAAGACAAAGCGATCCTTCTTCAGGTGCTGACCAATTACCTGCTCTGTTATACCAATTGCCAGGTATTCTTCATCTACTCCATACTTTGGCCAGTGGACAAGGCCGTCCCCATTAGgagacctacacacacacacacacacacacacacgttataaAGAAGTTTGTCTTATCTCCATGTGTATTATGAACTATAGTGAAGGTTAATTCCTACCCTGTGCGAGCAAAGTTGCCCCAGTAGCTCATCATGGTTCTGCTTAACTGTTCCTACTCTTCTGGGCATGCATCTAAAATAAGACAGTCTAGTCAAACACTTTGCACTCTACGAAACCCAGAGAAAACCCAGATCTCGGATTATAatttgatatggtgatttttaTATTCCACTTACCTGCTAATTTGACATGAGTGGTAGTGAAGCAGAATCCTAATACTGTAAAGAGTTCGTCTCCATGGTCACACCCAACAAAGCTTGGCCTTTTTGCCTGCAGAAATTTGGGAGGATGCTGGTGCTCATACAGGTATACAGGGGCGCCTGCATCTAGAAGACAAACAGGTGTGATATGTCTTGTTTATGAAAGTGTGTGACAGCAATTGTTCTTAAATAGATTCTTGTATTAAAAGTTTACCTCTGTGGGCATTTGCAGCTTTAATGGCTGGAATGGTGAGCTGGTCTCCAAGCACCTCAGTAAacccttttctatttttcacaCGATCTTCACCAGTTCCAATATATTCATCTACAATCAGATCTCTGATGGATGCATATTTGGGCTTGAGAAAATGAGCAACACAATGTCAGAGAAGCTTAAGCATGATGAGTCAGAGTAATATTGCAACGTCAGGCAGTGTCTGTCTTACATCAGCGTACAAGGCAGACAGCATGTTCACAACCTGCTCCCGATCCATTCCCTCAGTCCAGTCTGGAGGAGCAAAGGACTAAGCAAAGAAGCAGCTGTGattaaaatttcaaatttaatCAACTCATCTGGAAGTTGGTAAGCTATTAAGTCACACAAATGTCAGCAAATAATTCAGCATTCACACTTACATCAGTAAGTAACCAGCCCGCTTCATCATTATTAACACCAGTCATGAACGGTACAGTGAGAAGTTCATGTTTATGGAACAGCTCATCCACAGGTTTTGTCAGGAAGTGTCCATCAACAGTCACAGaaaattttaatgtttcatcCTTGAAAGGAAAAAGTTGAGATGGAGACAAAACAGGCACATGAAAGTGAACATTTCACAGAAATCTTGCAGAAAACATTATAGGCTTCTGTTCACCTAATTCCCCATCAGCATATATCggttttacatacagtatctcaCCTGCCCAATACTCACAATAGTGTCAATATCGAGGTTTCTCATACAATCAGCAATCTTCTCTGTGCTTTCGATGCTACATCCAGATATATTCGCTACCACCTGAGGACAGATATCAGGGATCCATCTCAAGGAAAGAAAGATGTTGTGACATTCTCAATATTGTGCTCTGAAGAATGTTTGCACACAAAAATAACCAATCGGATAAATAACCTGTGTTATTGGTAGAGGATCATTTGCTACGAGTAAATCCATTGCAGCAGTGCCACTCTCAGCAATGGCTTGGTGGAACAGGCC is drawn from Thunnus thynnus chromosome 5, fThuThy2.1, whole genome shotgun sequence and contains these coding sequences:
- the LOC137182843 gene encoding cocaine esterase-like, with the translated sequence MGLSFFVEPTVSQPTQRGSTIMKLRTKQTFLFLASVLFLCVAADLHAPEIHTKLGSLRGEYVSVKGKETGVHAYLGVPFAKPPVGPALRLAAPQPVEGWEGVRDATQQPPMCIQHKQFTIDLLDKLGGMSVVLPDISEDCLYLNIYTPANKAHDGKLPVMVWIHGGGFGIGSASIYDGSALAAYQDVVVVLIQYRLGLLGFLSTGDEHISGNFGLLDQVEALRWIQQHIHNFGGDPTSVTIFGESAGGVSVSLLLLSPLSDGLFHQAIAESGTAAMDLIMINDPLPITQVVANISGCSIESTEKIADCLRNLDIDTIVTIGQDHTLRFSVTVDGHFLTKPVDELFHKHELFTVPFMTGVNNDEAGWLLAEFFAPPNWTEGMDREQIVNILSAFYSDPKYAIIRDLMVDEYIGTGEDRVKNREGFTEMLGDAMFTIPAIKAANAHRDAGAPVYLYEYQHPPKFLQAKRSSFVGCDHGDELFTVLGFCFTTTHVKLADACPEEEEQLSRTMMSYWGNFARTGSPNGDGLVHWPKYGVDEEYLAIGITEQVIGQHLKKDRFVFLTQTLPEKIQQHMEKMEHSEL
- the LOC137182845 gene encoding fatty acyl-CoA hydrolase precursor, medium chain-like, which encodes MLCGKYQGLSLSDQVMVWIHGGGYTLGSASMYDGSALAAYQDVVVVLIQYRLGLLGFLSTGDEHMSGNFGLLDQVEALRWIQQHIHNFGGDPTSVTIFGESAGGVSASLLLLSPLSDGLFHQAIAESGTAAMDLLVANDPLPITQVVANISGCSIESTEKIADCMRNLDIDTIDETLKFSVTVDGHFLTKPVDELFHKHELLTVPFMTGVNNDEAGWLLTDSFAPPDWTEGMDREQVVNMLSALYADPKYASIRDLIVDEYIGTGEDRVKNRKGFTEVLGDQLTIPAIKAANAHRDAGAPVYLYEHQHPPKFLQAKRPSFVGCDHGDELFTVLGFCFTTTHVKLADACPEE